In Aliiglaciecola sp. LCG003, a genomic segment contains:
- a CDS encoding CPXCG motif-containing cysteine-rich protein: protein MSLSSAESFECPYCMTINDLEIDEANDIGQQQIVDCQICCQPIEVLVIDNGFGIEVIAKRDDE, encoded by the coding sequence ATGAGTTTAAGTTCTGCGGAGAGTTTTGAATGTCCCTATTGCATGACAATTAACGACTTAGAAATTGATGAGGCTAATGATATTGGCCAACAACAAATCGTCGACTGTCAGATATGCTGCCAACCTATAGAAGTATTGGTGATTGACAATGGATTTGGAATTGAAGTTATCGCCAAACGAGATGACGAATAA